One Marinibacterium anthonyi genomic region harbors:
- the yfiC gene encoding tRNA1(Val) (adenine(37)-N6)-methyltransferase, protein MTQFPDEDLSRDAFLGGKLFLYQPKSGYRAGVDPVLLAASVAAKPGDRVLDLGCGAGAAVLCLGTRVPGLHLHGIEVQPGYAALARRNAAEAGLHIDVIDADLTAPPPELRKMTFHHILANPPYFDPTARIPAADPGRERGLAEVAPLSAWVDFAARRLHPRGWLHVIQRTARLPDLLVASQGKLGSIEVLPLAARLGRTPEHVIFRARKDGRAPFRLHAPMILHEGMKHLSDAEDYSAEIDGILRRGNMLTWPV, encoded by the coding sequence GTGACGCAGTTCCCCGACGAGGATCTCAGCCGTGACGCCTTTCTGGGCGGCAAGCTGTTCCTTTATCAGCCAAAATCCGGATACAGGGCCGGTGTCGACCCGGTTCTTCTGGCCGCGTCCGTCGCGGCGAAACCCGGCGACCGGGTGCTTGACCTCGGGTGCGGGGCAGGGGCGGCGGTGCTGTGTCTGGGCACGCGGGTGCCGGGTCTGCACCTGCACGGGATCGAGGTTCAGCCGGGCTATGCCGCGCTTGCCCGACGAAATGCCGCGGAAGCCGGACTGCACATCGACGTGATCGATGCCGATCTGACCGCCCCACCGCCCGAGCTTCGCAAGATGACCTTCCATCACATCCTTGCGAACCCGCCCTATTTCGACCCGACCGCGCGCATTCCTGCCGCTGACCCGGGGCGCGAGCGGGGATTGGCCGAGGTCGCGCCGCTGTCCGCCTGGGTCGATTTCGCCGCCCGCCGGCTGCATCCGCGGGGCTGGCTGCATGTCATCCAACGCACCGCGCGGCTGCCCGATCTGCTGGTCGCGTCACAGGGAAAACTGGGCTCGATCGAGGTGCTGCCGCTGGCCGCGCGCTTGGGCCGGACGCCCGAACACGTCATATTTCGCGCGCGCAAGGACGGCCGCGCGCCGTTCCGTCTGCACGCCCCGATGATTCTTCACGAAGGCATGAAACACCTGTCGGATGCTGAAGATTACAGCGCCGAAATCGATGGCATTTTACGTAGGGGCAACATGTTGACGTGGCCGGTCTGA
- a CDS encoding hypothetical protein (putative conserved small protein containing a coiled-coil domain), which translates to MTLSTHISELKRKHQSLSDKVEEAQRAPGIDALHVAHLKKQKLRLKEEIERLSS; encoded by the coding sequence ATGACTCTCAGCACGCATATTTCTGAACTGAAACGCAAGCATCAGAGCTTGAGCGACAAGGTGGAGGAAGCGCAGCGCGCGCCCGGTATTGATGCGCTTCATGTAGCCCATCTGAAGAAACAGAAGCTCCGGTTGAAGGAAGAGATAGAGCGACTGTCGAGTTAA
- the yddG gene encoding Methyl viologen resistance protein YddG — MTSSLARRQATLIGFVAVLLWALLAVLTVASAPTPPLLLNAICFAIGGVLGLIWTAATGGLQQLARVPLRVYIFGTIGLFGYHALYFSALRLAPAAEAGLIAYLWPLLIILFSGLLPGESLRKGHIIGGLLGFAGAALLISGGSRGFDAAYLPGYGLALLCALTWSGYSVLSRRIGTAPTASVAVFCLATAVLSAGLHLVLEDTVWPGTTGAWAATIGLGLGPVGLAFYVWDIGVKRGDIQLLGTSSYAAPLLSTLILVLAGVADPGWSLVIATLLITGGALTAARASFRR, encoded by the coding sequence ATGACATCCTCCCTTGCGCGCCGGCAGGCCACCCTGATCGGCTTTGTGGCCGTTTTGCTTTGGGCGCTGCTGGCGGTGCTGACCGTGGCGTCGGCGCCGACGCCGCCGCTGCTGCTGAACGCGATCTGCTTTGCCATCGGGGGCGTTCTGGGGTTGATCTGGACGGCGGCGACAGGCGGGTTGCAGCAATTGGCGCGGGTGCCGCTGCGGGTCTATATCTTTGGCACGATTGGGCTTTTCGGATATCACGCGCTGTACTTTTCGGCCCTGCGCCTGGCGCCCGCGGCCGAAGCGGGGCTGATCGCCTATCTTTGGCCGCTGCTGATCATCCTGTTTTCCGGGCTGCTGCCGGGGGAATCGCTGCGCAAGGGGCACATCATCGGCGGCCTGCTGGGGTTTGCCGGCGCGGCGCTGCTGATCTCGGGCGGGTCCAGGGGGTTCGATGCCGCCTATCTGCCGGGTTATGGCCTGGCGTTGCTGTGCGCGCTGACCTGGTCCGGCTATTCGGTCCTGTCGAGGCGGATCGGCACCGCGCCGACAGCGTCGGTCGCCGTGTTCTGCCTGGCCACGGCCGTGTTGTCGGCGGGGCTGCACCTGGTGCTGGAAGACACCGTCTGGCCGGGTACGACGGGCGCCTGGGCGGCGACCATCGGCCTTGGGCTGGGTCCCGTGGGGCTGGCGTTCTACGTGTGGGATATCGGTGTGAAGCGGGGGGATATCCAGCTTCTGGGGACGTCGTCCTATGCCGCGCCGTTGCTGTCGACCCTGATCCTGGTCCTTGCCGGCGTGGCGGACCCGGGCTGGTCCCTGGTCATCGCAACCCTCCTCATCACCGGAGGCGCGTTGACCGCAGCCCGAGCCAGCTTTCGTCGTTAA